In Nitrospiraceae bacterium, the following are encoded in one genomic region:
- a CDS encoding acyloxyacyl hydrolase, giving the protein MPRGSFGSVMMFVGAFLWGVAWTAYAGDTELMAVGLRGGLSVKGSSPLGEEQRRVFAAGDALAMWRLPWSWYGASGWGVGTRLLASVGVLEGEGATAGVLTAVPLIAFGDRDGRVTLDAGAGGALLTRHRFGLQDFGGPFQFVGTAGLSAVLIHPFTVGYRFQHYSDGTIYGRDSRGVDLHMIEWTYRF; this is encoded by the coding sequence GTGCCCCGAGGTTCGTTTGGAAGTGTGATGATGTTCGTCGGTGCGTTCCTCTGGGGAGTCGCATGGACGGCCTATGCCGGTGACACCGAACTCATGGCGGTCGGCCTCCGGGGAGGCTTGAGCGTCAAGGGGAGTTCACCTCTTGGGGAAGAGCAACGCCGCGTCTTCGCCGCCGGCGATGCCCTCGCAATGTGGCGCTTGCCGTGGAGTTGGTACGGCGCTTCCGGATGGGGTGTCGGCACGCGGCTTCTCGCGAGTGTCGGCGTGTTGGAAGGAGAAGGGGCAACGGCGGGCGTGCTCACGGCCGTCCCCTTGATTGCATTCGGCGATCGGGACGGGCGCGTGACATTGGACGCCGGGGCCGGAGGCGCGTTGCTCACTCGGCACCGATTCGGTCTTCAAGACTTCGGCGGGCCGTTCCAATTCGTCGGCACTGCCGGACTCAGCGCAGTCCTCATCCACCCTTTCACCGTGGGTTACCGTTTTCAGCACTACTCGGATGGCACGATCTACGGCCGCGACAGCCGCGGAGTCGATCTGCACATGATTGAGTGGACCTATCGATTCTAG